The following are encoded in a window of Megachile rotundata isolate GNS110a chromosome 2, iyMegRotu1, whole genome shotgun sequence genomic DNA:
- the LOC100879665 gene encoding uncharacterized protein LOC100879665 — protein MTAAYTNDSTQEQNVETGTVINKTLNGKREQATPEENVEITSAEMIKIATGGQDQEISTNQGRSSLCVTVDASESVEPKDQDTVEDKKSFENCELFEKSEDTDNQDAIANTNEIENEVPKDCDSSASKSISNFTVSTKVEAFLVECDSPDAMSRTRGNDSFKLQELENSVESILTETSNFSDNLENRGGSLEDVGFQNDLEETYDLESELNFHEAVRAGNAKCIAALLASDSVQNLDEPDWNVSGDPPLLVAATNHCLPVLSLLLANGCDPAVRSPRGETALHRVILNGGPGNVLQFVGELLKYGCPSGVKEAGGGLTALHVLTRQLAHAQGIKNLHHNFEAALKTLDLLAHAGPVNAKDHQGRSALHILASSTIFDNNHRTEIESLIETLLAAGADPSLKNDRGETPLHECLECGALNTAFLLIPHTPTGIMSRYGETPLHIASRKNYADVVAKLLEHGEDPSIQDAGGNTPLHLASARGFHQTVSLLVTSPLAQLEKLNAEGLTALQVAAESGFVNAVRLLLKAGADPSQTVNYCTTILHRHPDISVLIDHELTRRRQLAA, from the exons ATGACTGCTGCTTACACGAACGATTCTACCCAGGAACAAAACGTAGAAACTGGCACTGTAATTAATAAAACACTGAACGGCAAGAGAGAGCAAGCGACGCCCGAAGAAAACGTCGAAATTACTTCTGCAGAAATGATAAAGATTGCAACAGGTGGCCAGGATCAAGAAATTTCTACTAATCAGGGAAGATCTTCGCTTTGCGTGACGGTCGATGCATCGGAGTCTGTCGAACCGAAAGATCAGGATACCGTGGAAGACAAGAAATCTTTCGAGAATTGTGAACTTTTCGAAAAGAGCGAAGATACCGATAATCAAGATGCGATCGCAAACACGAACGAAATCGAAAACGAAGTGCCGAAAGATTGTGACTCGAGTGCATCAAAGTCGATTTCTAATTTCACCGTATCGACGAAAGTTGAAGCTTTCCTCGTCGAGTGTGACTCTCCAGATGCAATGTCGAGAACACGTGGAAACGATAGTTTCAAATTACAAGAACTAGAAAATTCTGTGGAAAGCATTCTCACGGAAACGAGCAATTTTTCCGATAATCTTGAGAATCGTGGTGGGTCATTGGAGGATGTAGGTTTTCAAAATGATCTTGAGGAAACGTATGATTTGGAAAGTGAACTGAATTTTCACGAAGCTGTACGTGCAGGGAACGCCAAGTGCATCGCGGCGCTTCTTGCAAGTGACTCCGTACAAAACCTGGACGAACCGGATTGGAATGTTTCAGGTGATCCACCCCTGCTAGTGGCCGCTACAAATCATTGTTTGCCTGTCCTTAG ctTACTACTTGCAAACGGATGTGATCCAGCTGTACGTTCCCCTCGAGGTGAAACAGCACTTCACAGAGTGATCTTGAACGGAGGACCAGGAAATGTATTACAATTCGTGGGAGAACTTCTAAAATATGGCTGTCCATCGGGCGTTAAAGAAGCTGGCGGTGGTCTGACCGCTTTACACGTATTAACTCGACAATTAGCTCATGCTCAAGGAATCAAGAATTTACACCATAACTTTGAAGCAGCATTGAAAACTCTTGATTTATTAGCACACGCAGGTCCTGTAAACGCGAAGGATCATCAAGGACGTAGCGCGCTTCATATTTTAGCGTCTTCTACTATCTTCG ATAACAACCACAGAACAGAAATTGAATCCTTAATTGAAACTTTGTTGGCTGCTGGCGCCGATCCCTCGTTGAAGAACGATCGAGGAGAAACTCCTTTGCACGAGTGCCTTGAGTGCGGTGCTTTAAACACTGCGTTTTTACTAATACCTCATACACCGACTGGTATAATGTCACGTTATGGTGAAACTCCGTTGCACATTGCCTCTAGAAAAAATTATGCCGACGTCGTTGCGAAATTGCTGGAGCACGGGGAAGATCCTAGTATACAAGATGCCGGTGGTAATACACCGTTACATCTAGCTTCTGCGAGAGGTTTCCATCAAACCGTTTCTTTATTAGTTACGTCACCACTTGCACAATTAGAGAAACTGAACGCAGAAGGGTTGACTGCACTTCAGGTAGCCGCGGAAAGTGGTTTTGTTAATGCGGTAAGACTGTTGTTAAAAGCAGGCGCAGATCCGAGTCAAACGGTTAATTATTGTACAACGATTCTTCATCGTCACCCTGATATCTCAGTTTTAATAGATCATGAATTGACCAGACGTCGGCAACTCGCAGcttga
- the LOC100882434 gene encoding lysocardiolipin acyltransferase 1 isoform X2, giving the protein MALLKVFGVKIFVSGDHISPNESAILVMNHRTRVDWNFLWAAMYQACLPSIATHRLKFVLKDPIRHIPGPGWIMQMNGFLYITRHWEEDQSRLSRTLDYLVALDRRSQLLIFPEGTDLTKTSKEKSDRYALQHDLPQYSFTLHPKTTGFSYLVQHLQQANYLDAIYDLTIAYPDYIPQSELDLIKGKLPNEVHFNIKRIPSSDMPTQDLTLRQWLEERWSDKEKVLKRFYEEKTFSAEVWPLTRLLPLQIAFGFWSILTGAAIILLIFSPLFQLWALIYSTFFVALSFFTTGFSQLEIGWYWRWKTHLLSKICSY; this is encoded by the exons ATG gctcttttaaaagtatttggtgtaaaaatttttgtatcggGAGATCATATATCTCCAAATGAATCTGCTATACTTGTTATGAACCACAGGACACGAGTAGATTGGAATTTCTTATGGGCTGCAATGTATCAGGCTTGTTTACCCAGTATAGCAACCCATAGattgaaatttgttttaaagGATCCTATACGACACATTCCAGGCCCAG GATGGATAATGCAGATGAATGGTTTCCTTTATATAACTCGTCATTGGGAAGAGGATCAAAGTCGTCTATCACGTACTTTGGATTACTTAGTAGCTTTAGATAGACGGTCTCAGTTACTTATATTTCCGGAAGGTACCGATTTGACTAAAACTAGCAAAGAAAAATCGGATAGATATGCTTTGCAGCATGACCTACCACAGTATTCTTTTACGCTTCATCCAAAAACAACAGGATTTAGTTATTTGGTTCAACACCTTCAACAAGCAAACTACCTTGACGCTATTTATGATTTAACGATCGCATATCCAGATTATATTCCTCAATCCGAATTAGATTTGATCAAAGGTAAATTACCAAATGAggtacattttaatattaaacgaaTACCATCATCAGATATGCCAACACAAGATTTGACACTAAGACAATGGTTAGAAGAAAGGTGGTCTGATAAGGAGAAAGTTTTGAAACGATTTTATGAGGAAAAGACTTTTTCTGCTGAAGTTTGGCCACTAACAAGACTGCTTCCTTTACAAATTGCATTTGGTTTCTGGAGTATTTTAACAG gtgctgcaataattttacttatattttcaCCATTATTTCAATTATGGGCACTGATttattcaactttctttgttgCGCTATCATTTTTCACTACTGGTTTTAGTCAACTTGAAATAGGATGGTATTGGCGTTGGAAAACACATTTATTAAGTAAGATATGTAGTTACTAA
- the LOC100879554 gene encoding serine/arginine-rich splicing factor 7 gives MNKMPRYPSDCKVYVGDLGSSATKEELEDAFSYYGSLRNVWVARNPPGFAFVEFEDARDAEDAIRGLDGRIICGRRARVEPSNGRRLRDRGYFRRGIGRLFHPEDRCYECGEKGHYARNCQRLRNIRKKRSYSRSYSRSKSQSRSRSRSRSRSRSRSKHSRSSSRSRSHSRSGYVKEKRRNKRKSDSKDNSPRRSRSKSVSRSRSK, from the exons ATGAATAAG ATGCCACGATATCCATCAGATTGTAAAGTCTATGTAGGAGATTTAGGAAGTAGTGCTACAAAAGAAGAATTGGAAGATGCTTTCTCTTATTATGGATCTTTAAGAAATGTGTGGGTAGCTAGAAATCCTCCTGGATTTGCTTTTGTTGAATTTGAAGATGCTAGAGATGCAGAAGATGCAATAAGAGGACTTGATGGAAGAATTATATGTGGAAGACGAGCCCGTGTAGAACCATCCAATGGTAGAAGATTGAGAGACAGAGGATATTTCAGAAGAGGTATTGGAAGATTATTTCATCCAGAAGATAGATGTTACGAATGTGGCGAAAAAGGTCACTATGCTAGAAATTGTCAACGTCTTAGAAATATTCGTAAAAAGAG ATCTTACTCCAGGTCTTATTCACggtcaaaatcacaatcaagatcacgGTCTCGTTCACGTTCTCGGTCAAGATCAAGAAGTAAGCATTCAAGATCTTCGTCCCGTAGCCGTTCTCATAGTAGAAGCGGCTATGTCAAAGAAAAACGTCGTAATAAACGGAAATCTGATTCCAAAGATAATAGTCCGCGCAGAAGTAGATCTAAATCTGTTTCTAGATCTCGCAGCAAATAA
- the LOC100882326 gene encoding regulator of microtubule dynamics protein 1, with translation MNHLQNSNLIAAAIGVTVGVISAAGIFIYHKILENQQHTTTVSNLDAANKKIIELQKELEALRLQQSQQKKKRKVVRKFTSNDSTYTVTDNDTDIDAFSTADTDIGDDEFYDCSDSESVVGENDLRTSDELNQLDVILKEIDEDVNEQFDISLYNKLQTLVKSHGDNVEVVWRFARACYDHAEIVHDTEIKRTVILEGIKHCERVIEVQNPDLFKWYAILIGLNGDYLSIAEKIKNGVRFKNYVEMALEMRPNDSTLHYLLGRFKYEIASLSWIEKKVAATLFSESLNASYKEALDCFESAEKLGNKTPQIPLYISKCYIALKQYSYAIDYLKKIVEQPSLTAEDEKIHSEASKLFNKYFGYSS, from the exons ATGAATCATTtacaaaatagtaatttaattgcTGCTGCCATCGGTGTAACCGTTGGTGTTATAAGTGCAGcaggtatttttatttatcataaaattCTGGAAAACCAGCAGCATACTACAACGGTTTCTAATTTAGATGCAGCTAATAAAAAGATTATTGAATTGCAAAAAGAACTAGAAGCATTAag GTTGCAACAAAGTCAACAGAAGAAGAAACGAAAAGTTGTAAGAAAATTCACTTCAAATGATAGCACATATACGGTTACGGATAATGATACAGATATTGATGCCTTTTCCACGGCGGATACTGATATTGGTGATGACGAGTTCTATGATTGCTCTGATAGTGAAAGTGTTGTCGGTGAAAATGATCTGAG GACCTCAGACGAACTGAACCAGTTGGATGTAATTCTGAAGGAGATCGATGAAGATGTGAATGAACAGTTTGATATCAGTCTATACAATAAACTACAGACATTGGTTAAATCCCATGGAGATAATGTAGAAGTAGTATGGAGATTCGCAAGAGCTTGCTATGATCATGCAGAGATAGTGCATGatacagaaattaaaagaaCAGTGATCCTTGAAG GAATTAAACACTGTGAGAGAGTTATTGAAGTTCAAAATCCTGATTTATTTAAATGGTATGCTATACTTATAGGATTAAATGGTGATTACTTGTCAATagcagaaaaaataaaaaatggtgttcgatttaaaaattatgtagaaATGGCCTTAGAAATGCGGCCAAATGATTCAACATTGCATTACCTTTTAGGAagatttaaatatgaaatagccagtttaagttggattgaaaaaAAG gTAGCAGCAACATTATTTTCTGAAAGTCTAAATGCTTCGTACAAGGAAGCACTTGATTGTTTTGAATCAGCAGAGAAGCTTGGAAACAAAACCCCACAAATTCCATTATATATTAGCAAATGCTATATTGCTTTAAAGCAGTACTCGTATGcaattgattatttaaaaaaaatcgtAGAACAACCATCACTAACGGCTGAGGATGAAAAAATACATTCTGAAGCGAGTAAACTTTTCAACAAATATTTTGGATATAGTTCATAG
- the Nnp-1 gene encoding ribosomal RNA processing protein 1 homolog Nnp-1 isoform X1, with protein sequence MAVKRAHRYARALLRKPVQQTQQNKEQKQGSSNVKDKKVGIIIQEIKFVRLLSSNDKKVRDRVLKNLRKWLTVRSQSSFAFTKLNFMRLWKGLFYCMWMSDKPLIQEELAESLSKLVHCFSAKDVVLLYTTCALETLGTEWFGIDQYRLDKFSMLVRRIIRQTFQVCKNQLWDMEWIKSISGIFENLLSNSKICIGFKMHLIEVFFEELAKISEGNISEDVVTEFIKSFVMYFVVMDDARQIKHVMKHIFRYLIFQSDTGMDYMEKFQAWKAAGFPTGSIDVMDKIEVSDEEREDDDDIVEKEESSENQIQSNTKKPLDPRAGRVDVELPQIPFNPKKIAELLSQYKFHPSSTANSRRQLRRLINEFTELSEGKMPVGVKEIVLPEVKKKDTDTKLAAKRLIEFEQELYSDKVPKFKRKRNEQLLQDEIDKSDEEELENMNTEDCTTETNGEIVKKKRKVDSKISNTNNLTHKGAQVSNEDDLDLKNAKSNGTEVIKKSNNWKSKKELPPVVKNTNKCKKVKSKGNKTTGTGILNIVTPVKRKKLTKFTISDKWDVSDNIDSSTQSPISNDTKESHTRVVEKLITNDVNDIRTGKSNILNKQPMWLVPVLKKLELETNKTPTLKTQHKINTNSSSKKRVKIALQRNTAQHTSEYMLQVQKSPGIPFDANRKPSAGVLKASPMSSPINPFYKRQVI encoded by the exons ATGGCGGTTAAAAGAGCACATCGGTATGCACGTGCATTATTGCGAAAACCAGTGCAACAAACACAACAGAATAAAGAACAGAAACAAGGGTCTTCGAATGTAAAAGATAAAAAAGTAGGTATCATTAtccaagaaattaaatttgttcgCTTGTTATCAAGCAACGATAAAAAGGTTCGAGATAGAGTactcaaaaatttaagaaaatggtTGACAGTTCGATCGCAAAGTTCTTTTg catttacaaaattaaactttATGCGATTATGGAAAGGTTTATTCTATTGTATGTGGATGTCAGATAAACCATTAATTCAGGAAGAATTAGCAGAATCTCTTAGCAAATTGGTGCATTGTTTCAGTGCTAAAGATGTAGTATTATTATATACTACGTGTGCTTTAGAAACATTAGGCACAGAATGGTTTGGTATAGACCAGTATAGGTTAGATAAATTTTCTATg ttggTTAGAAGAATAATTCGTCAAACTTTTCAAGTATGTAAGAATCAGTTGTGGGATATGGAATGGATAAAAAGTATTTCTGGTATCTTTGAAAATCTTTtgtcaaattcaaaaatatgtattGGTTTTAAAATGCATTTAATAGAGGTGTTCTTCGAAGAACTTGCAAAG ATTAGCGAAGGAAACATATCAGAAGATGTAGTCACAGAATTCATAAAATCATTTGTTATGTACTTTGTAGTCATGGACGATGCAAGACAGATTAAACATGTCATGAAacatatttttagatatttaatttttcaatcagATACTGGCATGGACTATATggaaaaatttcaagcttggAAAGCT gcAGGATTTCCTACTGGTTCAATAGATGTTATGGATAAAATTGAAGTATCTGATGAAGAAAGAGAAGATGATGATGATATTGTAGAAAAAGAGGAGTCGTCTGAAAATCAAATTCAATCTAATACAAAAAAGCCTTTAGATCCAAGAGCTGGTAGAGTAGATGTTGAACTACCACAAATACCTTTTAATCCCAAAAAGATTGCTGAATTATTATCCCAGTATAAATTTCATCCTTCATCGACAGCAAACTCGCGTAGGCAATTGCGGCGTCTAATAAACGA ATTTACAGAATTATCAGAAGGTAAAATGCCAGTGGGGGTAAAGGAAATAGTTCTTCCTGAAGTAAAAAAGAAAGATACAGATACAAAATTAGCTGCAAAACGTTTGATAGAATTTGAACAAGAATTATATTCTGATAAGGTTCCAAAATTTAAGAGGAAACGCAATGAACAACTCCTACAAGATGAAATAGATAAATCTGACGAagaagaattagaaaatatgaaCACTGAAGATTGTACTACAGAAACAAAtggtgaaattgtaaaaaagaAGAGGAAGGTAGACTCTAAAATAAGTAATACTAATAATTTAACACATAAAGGTGCACAAGTATCAAATGAAGATGATCTTGATTTAAAGAATGCAAAATCTAATGGAACAGAGGTGAttaaaaaaagtaataattgGAAATCAAAGAAAGAATTGCCACCTGTCGTTAAGAATactaataaatgtaaaaaggtAAAATCAAAAGGAAATAAAACAACTGGTACaggtattttaaatattgttacaccagttaaaaggaaaaaattaacaaagtttACAATTAGTGACAAGTGGGATGTTTCTGATAATATAGATTCATCTACACAATCGCCAATAAGTAATGATACTAAAGAATCACATACAAGAgttgttgaaaaattaattacaaatgatGTAAATGATATACGTACTGGAAAAAGTAATATATTGAACAAACAACCAATGTGGTTAGTAcctgtattaaaaaaattagaactTGAAACAAAT AAAACACCAACCTTGAAGAcgcaacataaaataaataccaatTCAAGTTCTAAAAAACGAGTAAAAATTGCTCTTCAACGCAATACTGCTCAACATACATCTGAATATATGTTGCAAGTTCAAAAAAGTCCAGGTATACCATTTGATGCTAATAGAAAACCAAGTGCAGGAGTATTAAAAGCAAGTCCTATGTCAAGCCCCATTAATCCATTTTATAAAAGGCAggttatttaa
- the Nnp-1 gene encoding ribosomal RNA processing protein 1 homolog Nnp-1 isoform X2: MAVKRAHRYARALLRKPVQQTQQNKEQKQGSSNVKDKKVGIIIQEIKFVRLLSSNDKKVRDRVLKNLRKWLTVRSQSSFAFTKLNFMRLWKGLFYCMWMSDKPLIQEELAESLSKLVHCFSAKDVVLLYTTCALETLGTEWFGIDQYRLDKFSMLVRRIIRQTFQVCKNQLWDMEWIKSISGIFENLLSNSKICIGFKMHLIEVFFEELAKISEGNISEDVVTEFIKSFVMYFVVMDDARQIKHVMKHIFRYLIFQSDTGMDYMEKFQAWKAAGFPTGSIDVMDKIEVSDEEREDDDDIVEKEESSENQIQSNTKKPLDPRAGRVDVELPQIPFNPKKIAELLSQYKFHPSSTANSRRQLRRLINEFTELSEGKMPVGVKEIVLPEVKKKDTDTKLAAKRLIEFEQELYSDKVPKFKRKRNEQLLQDEIDKSDEEELENMNTEDCTTETNGEIVKKKRKVDSKISNTNNLTHKGAQVSNEDDLDLKNAKSNGTEVIKKSNNWKSKKELPPVVKNTNKCKKVKSKGNKTTGTDSSTQSPISNDTKESHTRVVEKLITNDVNDIRTGKSNILNKQPMWLVPVLKKLELETNKTPTLKTQHKINTNSSSKKRVKIALQRNTAQHTSEYMLQVQKSPGIPFDANRKPSAGVLKASPMSSPINPFYKRQVI, encoded by the exons ATGGCGGTTAAAAGAGCACATCGGTATGCACGTGCATTATTGCGAAAACCAGTGCAACAAACACAACAGAATAAAGAACAGAAACAAGGGTCTTCGAATGTAAAAGATAAAAAAGTAGGTATCATTAtccaagaaattaaatttgttcgCTTGTTATCAAGCAACGATAAAAAGGTTCGAGATAGAGTactcaaaaatttaagaaaatggtTGACAGTTCGATCGCAAAGTTCTTTTg catttacaaaattaaactttATGCGATTATGGAAAGGTTTATTCTATTGTATGTGGATGTCAGATAAACCATTAATTCAGGAAGAATTAGCAGAATCTCTTAGCAAATTGGTGCATTGTTTCAGTGCTAAAGATGTAGTATTATTATATACTACGTGTGCTTTAGAAACATTAGGCACAGAATGGTTTGGTATAGACCAGTATAGGTTAGATAAATTTTCTATg ttggTTAGAAGAATAATTCGTCAAACTTTTCAAGTATGTAAGAATCAGTTGTGGGATATGGAATGGATAAAAAGTATTTCTGGTATCTTTGAAAATCTTTtgtcaaattcaaaaatatgtattGGTTTTAAAATGCATTTAATAGAGGTGTTCTTCGAAGAACTTGCAAAG ATTAGCGAAGGAAACATATCAGAAGATGTAGTCACAGAATTCATAAAATCATTTGTTATGTACTTTGTAGTCATGGACGATGCAAGACAGATTAAACATGTCATGAAacatatttttagatatttaatttttcaatcagATACTGGCATGGACTATATggaaaaatttcaagcttggAAAGCT gcAGGATTTCCTACTGGTTCAATAGATGTTATGGATAAAATTGAAGTATCTGATGAAGAAAGAGAAGATGATGATGATATTGTAGAAAAAGAGGAGTCGTCTGAAAATCAAATTCAATCTAATACAAAAAAGCCTTTAGATCCAAGAGCTGGTAGAGTAGATGTTGAACTACCACAAATACCTTTTAATCCCAAAAAGATTGCTGAATTATTATCCCAGTATAAATTTCATCCTTCATCGACAGCAAACTCGCGTAGGCAATTGCGGCGTCTAATAAACGA ATTTACAGAATTATCAGAAGGTAAAATGCCAGTGGGGGTAAAGGAAATAGTTCTTCCTGAAGTAAAAAAGAAAGATACAGATACAAAATTAGCTGCAAAACGTTTGATAGAATTTGAACAAGAATTATATTCTGATAAGGTTCCAAAATTTAAGAGGAAACGCAATGAACAACTCCTACAAGATGAAATAGATAAATCTGACGAagaagaattagaaaatatgaaCACTGAAGATTGTACTACAGAAACAAAtggtgaaattgtaaaaaagaAGAGGAAGGTAGACTCTAAAATAAGTAATACTAATAATTTAACACATAAAGGTGCACAAGTATCAAATGAAGATGATCTTGATTTAAAGAATGCAAAATCTAATGGAACAGAGGTGAttaaaaaaagtaataattgGAAATCAAAGAAAGAATTGCCACCTGTCGTTAAGAATactaataaatgtaaaaaggtAAAATCAAAAGGAAATAAAACAACTGGTACag ATTCATCTACACAATCGCCAATAAGTAATGATACTAAAGAATCACATACAAGAgttgttgaaaaattaattacaaatgatGTAAATGATATACGTACTGGAAAAAGTAATATATTGAACAAACAACCAATGTGGTTAGTAcctgtattaaaaaaattagaactTGAAACAAAT AAAACACCAACCTTGAAGAcgcaacataaaataaataccaatTCAAGTTCTAAAAAACGAGTAAAAATTGCTCTTCAACGCAATACTGCTCAACATACATCTGAATATATGTTGCAAGTTCAAAAAAGTCCAGGTATACCATTTGATGCTAATAGAAAACCAAGTGCAGGAGTATTAAAAGCAAGTCCTATGTCAAGCCCCATTAATCCATTTTATAAAAGGCAggttatttaa
- the LOC100882434 gene encoding lysocardiolipin acyltransferase 1 isoform X1, producing MRGLIRGTLYCALWYGSVVAGFLFIACPMLPLLFFSPPKFRKCGDRLFSCWELYSTALLKVFGVKIFVSGDHISPNESAILVMNHRTRVDWNFLWAAMYQACLPSIATHRLKFVLKDPIRHIPGPGWIMQMNGFLYITRHWEEDQSRLSRTLDYLVALDRRSQLLIFPEGTDLTKTSKEKSDRYALQHDLPQYSFTLHPKTTGFSYLVQHLQQANYLDAIYDLTIAYPDYIPQSELDLIKGKLPNEVHFNIKRIPSSDMPTQDLTLRQWLEERWSDKEKVLKRFYEEKTFSAEVWPLTRLLPLQIAFGFWSILTGAAIILLIFSPLFQLWALIYSTFFVALSFFTTGFSQLEIGWYWRWKTHLLSKICSY from the exons ATGCGTGGACTTATACGTGGAACTTTATACTGTGCGCTATGGTATGGCAGTGTAGTAGCtggttttttatttattgcttgTCCTATGTTACCACTGTTATTCTTTAGTcctccaaaatttcgaaaatgtggTGATCGTTTGTTTTCCTGTTGGGAACTTTATTCTACA gctcttttaaaagtatttggtgtaaaaatttttgtatcggGAGATCATATATCTCCAAATGAATCTGCTATACTTGTTATGAACCACAGGACACGAGTAGATTGGAATTTCTTATGGGCTGCAATGTATCAGGCTTGTTTACCCAGTATAGCAACCCATAGattgaaatttgttttaaagGATCCTATACGACACATTCCAGGCCCAG GATGGATAATGCAGATGAATGGTTTCCTTTATATAACTCGTCATTGGGAAGAGGATCAAAGTCGTCTATCACGTACTTTGGATTACTTAGTAGCTTTAGATAGACGGTCTCAGTTACTTATATTTCCGGAAGGTACCGATTTGACTAAAACTAGCAAAGAAAAATCGGATAGATATGCTTTGCAGCATGACCTACCACAGTATTCTTTTACGCTTCATCCAAAAACAACAGGATTTAGTTATTTGGTTCAACACCTTCAACAAGCAAACTACCTTGACGCTATTTATGATTTAACGATCGCATATCCAGATTATATTCCTCAATCCGAATTAGATTTGATCAAAGGTAAATTACCAAATGAggtacattttaatattaaacgaaTACCATCATCAGATATGCCAACACAAGATTTGACACTAAGACAATGGTTAGAAGAAAGGTGGTCTGATAAGGAGAAAGTTTTGAAACGATTTTATGAGGAAAAGACTTTTTCTGCTGAAGTTTGGCCACTAACAAGACTGCTTCCTTTACAAATTGCATTTGGTTTCTGGAGTATTTTAACAG gtgctgcaataattttacttatattttcaCCATTATTTCAATTATGGGCACTGATttattcaactttctttgttgCGCTATCATTTTTCACTACTGGTTTTAGTCAACTTGAAATAGGATGGTATTGGCGTTGGAAAACACATTTATTAAGTAAGATATGTAGTTACTAA